The genomic DNA AAAGcagaatatcttgcaaaaaagttGGGCCATGACAAGTTTCAAGCAAGTTCCGGGTGGCTGTCCCGCTTCAAAGAACGTCATGGAATTCAGCAGTTGCGTGTTTGTGGGGAGAGTGCGGGTGTTGACGAGAACGTGGTCGATACTTGGAAGAAGGAAAGCCTCCCAGCCATCATAGCGCAGTACAGTCCGAGAGATATCTTCAATGCCGACGAGACAGGGTTGTTTTATCGGCTAACTCCAGATAAGTCACTCGCTTTCTCTGGACAGGAATGCCATGGGATGAAGCAAAATAAGGAACGAGTGACGGTGATGGTCTGCGCAAACATGGACGGTAGTGAGAAGATCAAACCCTTGGTAATTGGAAAATCGAAGCAACCACGGTCACTGAAGCATGTCCGAACACTTCCGCTTGACTACCGAGCTAACAGGAAGGCGTGGATGACCACTGAAGAGTTCGTTTCTTGGGTGAAGCGTCTTGACGCAAAATTCGCAGCAGAGAACCGCCAGGTTCTTGTTTTTGTGGACAATTGCTCTGCCCATCCTAGTGTGAATGGACTGAAATCAATCCAACTGCAGTTCTTCCCACCGAACACGACATCGAAGCTCCAACCGATGGACCAAGGAGTGATCATGAGTTTTAAGACTTACTATCGAAAGCGCCTGGTCAAACATCTTCTCAAAAGCTACGAAGCAGGAGAAGTACCCTCTCCCGTGAGCATCAAGGACGCCATCGACATGACATACGCAGCATGGGAAGAGGTGACGGCAAGCTGCATCTCGAATTGTTTCCAGAAGGCTGGATTTGAAGTCCATGAGAACGCCAATCCTGACACACCAGGCCCTTCAGGTCGCCCAGATAACATTTGGGAGCGACTGAGACAAAACCCAGATCCGCAGAATGATGGCAACGATGTGGCAGGATCTGCATGCGATGAAGCCGATGATCTCTGGAAAAGGCTTCGGCATCACATGACGATCAGCAGATCGATTTCCTTCAACGATTTCGCAGCAGCAGACAACGAAATCAGTGGAGTGTATGCTCCTACTGATGAGGAACTTGTGAGGGAAATACAGAAGCAACGGGGAGGCGAATTTGTTGAGGAAGAGG from Diadema setosum chromosome 9, eeDiaSeto1, whole genome shotgun sequence includes the following:
- the LOC140233206 gene encoding tigger transposable element-derived protein 6-like yields the protein MASAVSTKKKKRQALSIETKMDILRDVVERRLKKIEVARKYEIPPSTLSTILLNRKQITKQYETSNTEPSRKRLRGAELEDVEKAVFRWFSDMRAKNLPVSGPLMREKAEYLAKKLGHDKFQASSGWLSRFKERHGIQQLRVCGESAGVDENVVDTWKKESLPAIIAQYSPRDIFNADETGLFYRLTPDKSLAFSGQECHGMKQNKERVTVMVCANMDGSEKIKPLVIGKSKQPRSLKHVRTLPLDYRANRKAWMTTEEFVSWVKRLDAKFAAENRQVLVFVDNCSAHPSVNGLKSIQLQFFPPNTTSKLQPMDQGVIMSFKTYYRKRLVKHLLKSYEAGEVPSPVSIKDAIDMTYAAWEEVTASCISNCFQKAGFEVHENANPDTPGPSGRPDNIWERLRQNPDPQNDGNDVAGSACDEADDLWKRLRHHMTISRSISFNDFAAADNEISGVYAPTDEELVREIQKQRGGEFVEEEDDDDLDVDMPPAPPSVTEVLGHLERVKDFLYSREEAQDQHFHALSTLNELAKRCQERSLVQQKITRFFKA